The bacterium BMS3Abin02 genome segment TGGCGCAACCTACACACCCACCTACATCTCTCAGGACGAGTACAACGAGATCATCTCCTCACCACTCGAACGCCACTTCGCGGGCTGACGGACATCCCCGTCGGTGAAGCACGCCGGCTCTCGGTCACCGCACCCGGCGGTCCGGAAGTACCCAACCAACCGGACCAGTCGTGAACGAGTAGGTGCCCTCCAGCACATACGCCCCCCTGACACCGCTGATCCTGACGAGTACGCCCTGGAGTGACTACTTCGGGCCCGCCGCTCAACCGCGCGGCTCGTCTGCTCGGCACGGGCCACGGCGGACAAGTACTCATCTCGACGGCAACCAGGGAGATCGTGGCGGACGCTGGATTCGACTTGGTCGACCTCGGTCACCACCGTATCCGAGACCTCACCCGGCCGGAGCACATCTATCAACTGCGGTATCCAGACCTTCCAGTGTCGTTTCCACCGCTGCGCAGCCTGAACACTCGTCCACACAATCTGCCCGTCAAACTCACCAGCTTCGTCGGTCGCGACGCGGAAGTTCGAGAGGTCACCAAGTTGCTTGCCGAGACGCGCCTCGTCACGCTCGGCGGGGTCGGTGGTGCCGGCAAGATCCGGCTTGCGCTCCACGTGGCTGCCGAGGTGCTCGACTCGTACGGGGATGGTGCATGGGTGGTAGAGCTCGCCCCGATATCAGACCCGGAACTGGTCGTCAATCAGGCTGCAGAGGCGTTCGGTGGTTCGCGCCGTGGAAACGACCGGCAGCCGCCGCCTCGTGGATGTCCTGGCCGACTACCTCGCCAACAAGCACGTACTGCTGGTGCTCGACAACTGCGAGCATGCTCTCGAGTCGAGCGCTCTCGTCGCCGAAACTCCACTGACCCGCTGTTCGGGGTTGACCATCCTTGCTACGAGTCGTGAACTGCTTGCCGTCCCCGGCAAAGTCGTCTACTCGATCCCACCACTCAGCCTTCCGATGGTCGAGTCCACCGGACTCGAGGGAGCCGATGCCGTCCTTCTTTTCGTGGACAGGGCCGCTCTGGAGGGGTTTCGCGAGCTGCAGAACCCGTACGGCGTGGTCAAGTCCCTCCGGCGGATGGGCCGGCCGGCAGCGGCCATGGAGGAACCGGAGCGTGCAACTCGGCTGCTTGCCACAGCGGAGGTGCTTCGCGAGAGTGTGGGAGGATCGCTCTCGGTGCACGATCGCAAGCGTATGGATGCGGTCACCGAATCGCTCGAGGCAGCTGCCACACCAAGTCGGTTTGCACAGTGGTGGGCAGCAGCCGCAGCCATGGACACGGACGAAGCCGTCGCACTCGCCCTGGCGGAGTGAGGGCGATCTGCATAGTCTCTCCCAATCCTCCTCACCAGGACCGCCATGAACCTCACACTCCTCGGCCGCCAGGCTTGCCACCTGTGCGATAAGGCTGCGGACGCGCTCGCTGCCTTACGCGACGAGTTTCATCTCGTTGTCACCTCCGTGGACATCGACGGCCATGACGATCTGGTTCGTGACTTCGGCGTTCGCATTCCCGTGGTCCTCGGACCGGACGGAGAGGTCCTCGCCGAGGGCATCGTGACCGAGGCGAAGCTGGCGATGGAATTCGGGCGGCTTTGTGAGTGAGTGCTCACTCAGTTAGTCTGTCGTCGTGACGAAACACGATCGAGCCGAACCACTCCCCCCCGACGACCGCAGACGGGCCATTGTCGATGCCGTCATCCCTCTTCTCCTGGAGAGGGGCTCGACCGTCACGAGCCGGGAGATGGCAGAAGCCGCAGGCATCGCCGAGGGCACGATCTTTCGCGTCTTTCCCGACAAGGCCTCTGTCATTGCGGGGGCAATCAAGGCGAGCATGGACCCCGCACCGGTTCAGGATGCACTCGCACATGTTCCAGAAGACATTCCCATGGAGGCCCAGCTCGAAAAAGCCGCACGGGTGCTTCTCGACTGGAGCGGCCGTGTCGGTACGCTTTTCGGAGTCCTGCGGACCGTGCACCCCCCGACGACAGGACGGCCATCGGGAGGTCGCCGCATCTTCAGAGAATCGAACGCCGCAATCCTCGCCGCCCTCACCGACCTTTTTGAACGCCATCGGGATCGCCTCCGGGTAGCGCCTTCCCGGGCCGCCGTGGCCTTCCGTGGGCTCGTCTTTGCCAGTGCGCATCCGATGAGCGACGAGAAGCTGACAGCAGAAGAGATCGTCGCCATGCTCTTGACGGGTATCGCCATCTCTGATGTACAGGACTGATGCTGCTCCGACTCCTCCACGAATACCTCAAGCCCTACAAGCGCGAGATTGTGATCGTGATCACCCTCCAGCTGGTTGGCACCATCGCTTCCCTATTCCTGCCCAGCCTGAATGCGAACATCATCGATAACGGTGTCGTGCGGGGTGACACGGCCTACATCATCCGCATTGGGACATGGATGCTCGCCATCTCCCTGCTTCAGGCCGCCAGCCTGATCCTCGCCGTGTACTTCGGCGCGCGAGCGGCGATGGCGTTCGGACGCGACCTGCGCTCGGCGACGTTCCACCGGGTGATCGAGTTTTCCGGTCGGGAGATGGCCCGCTTCGGCGCCCCTTCGCTCCTCACCCGCAACACCAATGACGTCCAGCAGGTACAGATGCTGGTCCTGACCACGTTCACCATGCTGATCGCCGCCCCGATCATGATGGTCGGCGGGGTGATCATGGCCCTTCGCGAAGACGTGGGGCTCTCATGGCTCGTAGCTGCGATCGTCCCACTACTGGTCGTGAT includes the following:
- a CDS encoding putative HTH-type transcriptional regulator/MT0914 encodes the protein MVRAVETTGSRRLVDVLADYLANKHVLLVLDNCEHALESSALVAETPLTRCSGLTILATSRELLAVPGKVVYSIPPLSLPMVESTGLEGADAVLLFVDRAALEGFRELQNPYGVVKSLRRMGRPAAAMEEPERATRLLATAEVLRESVGGSLSVHDRKRMDAVTESLEAAATPSRFAQWWAAAAAMDTDEAVALALAE